Genomic segment of Nostoc sp. TCL240-02:
TACGTAAACTTCCATGTGAGCTTGGGACAGTGGAGTGAGACTTATATCCAGAGTCATATATCGTTGATACGACGATTACTTGAATCCTGTCCCGTTACCAAGTTAGAGCAAAAACAGGAGTTAGTAGAGTGGTTGTTTTCCAGTAATACTCGCACCAAGCAAACATCCAAGGATAGATTGAAGCTCATTGTCGCCGCTATTGACTGGAATAGTAAGCACGGTAATATTCCCCGACGTTGGGGTATAGAGTATCGAGACCTACTCAATGGCATAAACATCAAGCAGGAGAAAAAAGTTGCTTACAAGGATGACGACACACAAATAGATATATTTAAAGTGAAGGAAATCTATCAAATACTAGAAGCTTTTAGGGATGATACGCTCTCTCGTGTGAGTGGTAAACACAGGCAGTATTGGAGGTACGTAACATTCTTATGGCTTACAGGCTGTAGACCTTCTGAGGCAGTAGCACTCAAATGGGATAACGTTGACCTCAATAAAAAACGTATTAAAATCTGCGAAGTAGAGATGGTCAGAGGTGGTCAACGTATTACTCGTGCAAGTACAAAAACTGTAACGTATAGGTTCTTCCCGATAAATAATGAACTGGAAGAATTACTACTACTTGGTAGTAAGCGCACAGGGTACGTATTCGTTAACGGTGAGGGTAAGCCAATCTCTCATGCTGCCTTTTACTCTGTTTGGGGCACAGTTCTCAAAAAATTGAATTTGCACTACAGAGTTCCCTATCAATTACGGCATACAATGATTTCATATCATGCCAACAATGACTACCCATTACACAAACTTGCAGAGTTAGTTGGTAATAGTGAAGAAGTTATCAAAGAACACTATCTCAGGCTTGACATTGAGAGAATATCGCTGCCAGGTATTATCAAATAATTTTTTTACAAAAAAAAGATACCCCAGAGTAGTGTAGTGCTACCTTGGGGTATTGTTTTCTGAAGTGTCATATTTGGATGTCACTCCAGATGACATATTTACATGTCACTTTTTTAGCTAGTAGGTATAACCGATAGGTCATTATTACCGTTAACGGTAATTCTTAGATTATCCATCCTGAAGTTACCATAGTAAGTACCGCCTGGTTCACTACCTATCAGAATGTTGGCGTTGGTATTATTAATGTTACTCGTGCCAATACTGGCAGTACCTTTTTGCACTCCATTAACCCAAACAGATATCACTCCATCCACTCGTTTGATGCCGATGTGATAAAGCGTATTTACTGCCACTGGAATACTTGTTATTCCGACATAGCCACTACCACTGTAGAAGTAAACTCCCATAACACCAGTGCTATCTAGCTGAATAGCAAAGGTAGAATTGGAGGCATTTCCACCATATTTATTAATTATGGCTGCTGGTGCTACCGATACAAACCTTATAAAGAAGTCAATTACAAAAGTAGAGTTACCAAAATTGTAATCGCTTCTATTGGGTATACTGGCATACCCTGCGTTACCAGTTAATAGGGATGACCCCGACAATAGAACCACACTACTATCTACTGATGCTGTCCCAATAAGTGAGATGGTATTGTCTAGTGCCACATCTGTTGGTGGTGTTGCATTAAACAAAGACTTGAACACAACAGTTCCATTCCACGTCGGTGTTGTCCCCCCACCCGAACTGCCACCACTACCACCGCTTGATAATCCTGCCAACAAGTCGGCTTTTGATATCTTATAGGGTGTATTAGTGCTGTCAATTCCAATAAAATAATCACCACTTGCAGCAACAGTTTTAACGATTGTTGGAACTGTCAGCCCACTGTATGTATTGTAGTAATTGTTGATTACTTGCAATGCCCTTTTATAAAGTGTCATATTAATCTCCTATAAGTTGGTCGGCATGTATCCACGAGAGTGTAGCAATCAAGCCACCATCAGCAACATAGAGCATATTCAAATCACTATCAACACTCAATATCTCGCCCTCAGATTGCATCCCGTAATTGTCGATATATTGCACTATTTCACCTATCCTTACCATCACCGTTTCATGCTCATCATCTGCTATTGAATACGACATTTTTCTTCTTCCCTGTTATGTCTATAAGGTTTATTGGTGGTACATTGATGCCTACATTAAGGTAAGCATGAGTAAATGTCACTATCCCAGATTTATGTACAGTTGGAACTTCCAGAATCTTCCCTCTTACCGTTACTTTGTCAGGTCTACTAGAAGTAGCATTAGTACGCTTACTTCCTACTCTCAGAAGGTCATCATTAACAGAATGCCCTTGTATATCTAGTACTTGTTCTACTATCCTTCTAGCCTCTTGTTGGGATATCACGTCAAGCTTGAATTGATACCCTTTCTCATGGTCGGCATAAGTATAGGTTTGAGTACCTTTTGATATCTTGAGTGGCGGTGTTGCAAATTTGGCGTGTATACGTTCAGTAAGTGTTTTGAGGTAGTCGTCTGTTGCAAAATCTTCCTTATTTTTGTTCATCAACCTGAAGGCTATCTGCATCGACAATGCGTCAACAATCTCACCTTTACTAGATATCCTGTTTTGCTTGCGATAGAACTTCAATACCACTTCAGGTCTATGCCTTCTATCAGGCATTTCAGTAGGTAATGTACCGTAAATAGTACCAAGGTCACGTCCATTGAACTGTTCGTGTGTTGAAAGGTATTGGATGATTTGTGGTTTAAGAAGTTCTTCGCTACCACCAAGCACTATTTTCTCGTCTGGGTTTTGCCTATTGGGCGTTATCTCCACATATCTTTCATGCCCCAATACTGGAGTTTTCTCGCGCTCCAACATTGCTGTAGAGAGAAACGTATCCACAGCATTCGCAACAACATAACCCGCTTCTACGCATGCCTCGTCTGCTTCTTCTTGG
This window contains:
- a CDS encoding tyrosine-type recombinase/integrase, coding for MALAKSRYTHLSVGAVKNEDGTFYRLRFSTALGRKTIGLSSDELQAYNIAMLVDEEVTRQLATSTEVDLDSLRELVKSELSKVKQKQGKSNIRLIEKDDLCVLWDNYVNFHVSLGQWSETYIQSHISLIRRLLESCPVTKLEQKQELVEWLFSSNTRTKQTSKDRLKLIVAAIDWNSKHGNIPRRWGIEYRDLLNGINIKQEKKVAYKDDDTQIDIFKVKEIYQILEAFRDDTLSRVSGKHRQYWRYVTFLWLTGCRPSEAVALKWDNVDLNKKRIKICEVEMVRGGQRITRASTKTVTYRFFPINNELEELLLLGSKRTGYVFVNGEGKPISHAAFYSVWGTVLKKLNLHYRVPYQLRHTMISYHANNDYPLHKLAELVGNSEEVIKEHYLRLDIERISLPGIIK
- a CDS encoding LamG domain-containing protein — translated: MTLYKRALQVINNYYNTYSGLTVPTIVKTVAASGDYFIGIDSTNTPYKISKADLLAGLSSGGSGGSSGGGTTPTWNGTVVFKSLFNATPPTDVALDNTISLIGTASVDSSVVLLSGSSLLTGNAGYASIPNRSDYNFGNSTFVIDFFIRFVSVAPAAIINKYGGNASNSTFAIQLDSTGVMGVYFYSGSGYVGITSIPVAVNTLYHIGIKRVDGVISVWVNGVQKGTASIGTSNINNTNANILIGSEPGGTYYGNFRMDNLRITVNGNNDLSVIPTS